Proteins from a single region of bacterium:
- a CDS encoding zinc ribbon domain-containing protein, with protein MPTYAYLCRACGRPFEIHMSIREKEEWKPRCPVCGSAKVEQQLFGFSVGGGGGTPAPGG; from the coding sequence ATGCCGACCTACGCCTACCTGTGCCGCGCCTGCGGCCGTCCGTTCGAGATCCATATGTCCATCCGGGAGAAGGAAGAGTGGAAGCCCCGCTGTCCGGTGTGCGGCAGCGCGAAGGTGGAGCAGCAACTCTTCGGCTTCTCCGTAGGGGGCGGAGGGGGAACGCCCGCCCCGGGTGGGTGA